Proteins encoded within one genomic window of Bacillus thuringiensis:
- a CDS encoding S-layer homology domain-containing protein produces MDFKSVLATGLITATLFGATTTTHAQTKHFTDVPSGHWAENPINYLNDKGIVSGYGDGIFGFGDNVTRGQVASIMARYFNLKDNGSQKISYNDIKKHMFENSIKAVTQAGIMVGDGSDKFRPDDTLTRYEMAVILKHAFNLEVKKGTPFNDVPNNHWAREAIKALYSNGVTDGVGLYEYGGKFNVTREQFATFMYKSIFKDQNPTPEQEQQNNANKLKHVAEENGFFLNDLRYTYNPYGKEGNPTSNIMDLFIQDGSVWETKIFIHNDVSAVEKPIKEFLNILTPTQGDELLKIIHSEGPIHEELELDRRTVVIERYHTLSVLFGYKK; encoded by the coding sequence ATGGACTTTAAAAGCGTACTTGCAACCGGCTTAATCACAGCAACTTTATTCGGAGCAACAACTACAACACACGCACAAACCAAACATTTTACAGATGTACCAAGCGGACACTGGGCTGAAAATCCCATAAATTATTTAAATGATAAAGGAATAGTTAGCGGATATGGAGATGGAATTTTTGGATTTGGAGATAACGTAACTCGTGGACAAGTAGCTTCCATTATGGCTCGCTACTTCAATTTAAAAGATAACGGATCACAAAAAATATCTTATAACGATATTAAGAAACACATGTTTGAAAATAGTATCAAAGCTGTTACACAAGCAGGAATCATGGTTGGTGATGGAAGTGATAAATTCCGACCAGATGATACATTGACTCGCTATGAAATGGCGGTAATCTTAAAACATGCATTTAATTTAGAGGTAAAAAAGGGTACGCCATTCAATGATGTTCCAAATAATCACTGGGCTAGAGAAGCTATTAAAGCTTTATATTCAAATGGTGTAACAGATGGGGTTGGACTGTATGAATACGGCGGAAAATTCAATGTAACAAGAGAACAATTTGCTACATTTATGTATAAATCTATATTCAAAGACCAAAACCCAACACCTGAACAAGAACAACAAAACAATGCAAATAAATTAAAACATGTAGCTGAAGAAAATGGATTCTTCCTTAATGACCTTCGTTATACATATAACCCATATGGAAAAGAAGGAAATCCCACATCTAATATAATGGATTTATTTATACAAGATGGAAGTGTATGGGAAACAAAAATATTTATTCATAATGATGTTTCCGCTGTTGAAAAACCTATAAAAGAATTTTTAAATATCCTTACTCCTACACAAGGTGATGAATTATTAAAAATCATTCATAGTGAAGGACCAATACATGAAGAGCTTGAACTGGATAGAAGAACAGTTGTAATTGAAAGGTATCACACTCTTAGCGTTTTATTTGGTTACAAAAAATAA
- a CDS encoding recombinase family protein codes for MKTAIYLRKSRADLEAEARGEGETLAKHRATLLKIAKEMNLNVLAVREEIVSGESLVKRPEMLALLEEIEDNKYDVVLCMDMDRLGRGGMKEQGIILETFKRSNTKIMTPRKTYDLNDEWDEEYSEFEAFMARKELKIITRRMQRGRIASVEAGNYLGTHAPFGYDIHRLNKRERTLTINSEEASVVRMIFDWYANEDMGASAIRSKLNDLGYKSKLGNDWNPYSILDILKNNVYIGKVTWQKRKEVKRPDAVKRSCARQDKSDWIIADGKHEPIIPESLFEQVQDKLNSRYHVPYNTNGIRNPLAGIIKCSKCGYSMVQRYPKNRKETMDCKHRGCENKSSYTELIEKRLLEALKEWYINYKADFEKHKQGDKLKETQVIQMNEAALRKLEKELVDVQKQKKNLHDLLERGVYTVDIFLERSKAVSDRINEITSTMENLKKEIKTEIKKEKVKKDTIPQVEHVLDLYFKTDDPKKKNSLLKSVLEKAVYKKEKWQRLDDFELVLYPKLPQDGDI; via the coding sequence ATGAAAACCGCAATCTACCTAAGAAAATCCCGCGCCGATTTAGAAGCCGAAGCAAGAGGCGAAGGCGAAACGTTAGCAAAGCACCGCGCTACCCTGCTGAAAATAGCAAAGGAAATGAACTTAAATGTGTTAGCTGTCCGTGAGGAAATCGTTTCTGGTGAGAGCTTAGTGAAACGTCCGGAGATGTTAGCTCTGCTTGAAGAAATTGAAGATAATAAATATGATGTTGTTCTTTGTATGGATATGGATCGTTTAGGTCGTGGCGGTATGAAAGAACAAGGAATCATTTTAGAGACGTTTAAACGCTCGAATACGAAGATTATGACACCTAGGAAGACTTATGACCTTAATGATGAATGGGACGAAGAATACAGCGAATTTGAAGCGTTTATGGCACGTAAGGAGTTAAAGATTATTACACGTCGTATGCAACGAGGTCGTATCGCTAGTGTAGAGGCTGGGAATTACCTTGGTACACATGCACCATTCGGATATGATATTCATCGCTTAAATAAGCGAGAGCGCACTTTAACGATTAATTCAGAAGAAGCTTCTGTTGTAAGAATGATATTTGACTGGTATGCAAATGAGGATATGGGTGCGAGTGCAATACGAAGCAAGTTAAATGATCTTGGATACAAAAGTAAGCTAGGTAATGATTGGAATCCTTATAGCATCTTGGATATATTAAAAAACAATGTGTACATCGGAAAGGTAACTTGGCAAAAGCGAAAAGAAGTAAAACGTCCTGATGCTGTAAAAAGAAGTTGTGCACGCCAAGATAAATCAGATTGGATTATTGCCGATGGTAAGCATGAGCCAATCATACCTGAAAGTTTGTTTGAGCAAGTACAAGATAAATTAAACTCAAGATATCACGTTCCTTACAATACAAACGGAATTAGAAATCCTTTAGCTGGCATTATTAAATGTAGTAAATGTGGTTATAGTATGGTCCAGCGTTACCCGAAGAACCGAAAGGAAACGATGGATTGTAAGCACCGTGGTTGTGAAAACAAATCAAGCTATACGGAATTAATTGAGAAGCGTTTACTCGAGGCATTAAAAGAATGGTATATCAATTATAAAGCTGATTTCGAAAAACATAAGCAAGGTGACAAATTAAAAGAAACACAAGTTATTCAAATGAATGAAGCTGCATTACGAAAGCTTGAAAAAGAATTAGTGGATGTCCAAAAACAAAAAAAAAATTTGCATGATTTATTAGAACGTGGTGTTTATACTGTAGATATATTTTTAGAACGTTCGAAAGCCGTTTCCGATCGTATCAATGAAATTACTTCTACGATGGAAAACTTAAAGAAAGAAATTAAAACAGAAATTAAGAAGGAAAAAGTGAAGAAAGATACAATACCTCAAGTGGAGCATGTTCTTGACCTGTATTTTAAAACAGATGATCCCAAAAAGAAAAACAGCCTCCTAAAGTCCGTTTTAGAAAAGGCTGTTTATAAGAAAGAAAAGTGGCAAAGACTCGATGATTTCGAACTTGTGCTTTACCCTAAGCTCCCTCAAGATGGCGACATATAA
- the dpaA gene encoding dipicolinic acid synthetase subunit A translates to MLTEMHIAVIGGDARQLEVIRKLVELDAKLSLIGFDQLDHGFTGAAKESIQNLDFTSVDAIILPVAGTNAKGEVDTIFSNEKVSITKEQIENTPEHFTIYSGIGTPYLENLVSTTNRKLIKLFDRDDVAIYNSIPTVEGTLMMVIQHTDYTIHGSNVMVLGFGRTGMSVARAFQSLGAHVKVGARRSEHIARITEMMFSPFHMQDIEKEVGNIDIVINTIPHLVVTANVISKMPAHTLVIDLASKPGGTDFRYAEKRGIKALLAPGLPGIVAPKTAGQILANVLSQLLAEDVIARKENGE, encoded by the coding sequence ATGTTGACTGAGATGCATATTGCTGTCATAGGAGGAGATGCAAGACAGCTAGAAGTAATTCGCAAGCTAGTTGAATTGGACGCGAAACTTTCATTGATAGGGTTTGACCAGTTAGACCATGGCTTCACAGGGGCAGCAAAAGAAAGTATACAAAATTTAGATTTCACTTCTGTAGATGCAATTATTTTGCCAGTTGCAGGTACAAATGCCAAGGGAGAAGTAGATACTATTTTTTCAAACGAAAAAGTTTCTATAACGAAAGAACAAATTGAAAATACACCAGAACATTTTACTATATATTCAGGTATTGGTACGCCTTACTTGGAAAATCTCGTATCTACTACAAACCGTAAACTTATTAAATTATTTGATCGTGATGATGTGGCAATCTACAATTCTATTCCAACTGTAGAAGGTACATTAATGATGGTAATTCAACATACCGACTATACGATTCATGGTTCTAATGTAATGGTTTTAGGATTTGGTAGAACAGGGATGAGTGTTGCCAGAGCGTTTCAATCATTAGGAGCCCATGTCAAAGTTGGAGCAAGACGATCGGAACATATTGCACGCATTACAGAAATGATGTTTTCTCCTTTTCATATGCAAGACATTGAGAAAGAAGTAGGAAATATCGATATTGTCATTAATACAATTCCGCATCTCGTTGTGACAGCGAATGTCATTTCAAAAATGCCGGCTCATACGTTAGTAATTGATTTAGCTTCTAAACCAGGCGGTACCGACTTTAGGTATGCGGAAAAAAGAGGGATCAAAGCTTTGTTAGCACCGGGATTACCAGGCATTGTTGCTCCCAAAACAGCAGGACAAATTTTAGCGAATGTTCTTTCTCAGTTACTGGCAGAAGACGTAATAGCAAGAAAGGAGAATGGGGAATGA
- a CDS encoding YlmC/YmxH family sporulation protein gives MRLSELSGKEIVNLERAEKMGVLGYVDLEIDEKDGQIQALIIPAGKWGGFKKEPQEVRVTWSQIKKVGHDMILCDITDRPNSK, from the coding sequence ATGCGATTAAGTGAATTAAGCGGTAAAGAGATCGTCAATTTAGAAAGAGCCGAAAAAATGGGGGTTTTAGGATATGTGGATTTAGAGATTGATGAGAAGGATGGTCAAATACAGGCTCTTATCATACCAGCTGGGAAATGGGGAGGTTTTAAAAAGGAACCACAAGAAGTAAGAGTCACGTGGAGCCAAATTAAGAAAGTAGGGCATGATATGATCCTTTGTGATATTACAGATCGTCCAAATTCGAAGTGA
- a CDS encoding M16 family metallopeptidase: MIKKYTCKNGVRIVMENIPTVRSVAIGIWIHAGSRNENEKNNGISHFLEHMFFKGTETRSAREIAESFDSIGGQVNAFTSKEYTCYYAKVLDEHAKYALDVLADMFFNSTFDEEELKKEKNVVCEEIKMYEDAPDDIVHDMLTKATYETHPLGYPILGTEETLDTFTGDTLRQYIKDHYTPENVVVSVAGNIDEAFLQTVEQYFGSYEGTTNREQVHSPIFHFNKVARKKETEQAHLCLGYKGLQMGHEDIYNLIVLNNVLGGSMSSRLFQEVREQRGLAYSVFSYHSSYEDTGMLTLYGGTGSQQLDTLYETMQETLETLKNTGITEKELINSKEQLKGNLMLSLESTNSRMSRNGKNELLLRKHRSLDEIIESVNTVTKENVDGLIRNMFTDEFSAALISPDGKLPKGIKL; encoded by the coding sequence TTGATTAAAAAATATACTTGTAAAAATGGTGTAAGAATAGTTATGGAGAATATACCAACCGTAAGATCGGTTGCGATTGGTATTTGGATCCATGCGGGATCAAGAAATGAAAATGAAAAAAATAACGGGATTTCTCACTTTTTAGAGCATATGTTCTTTAAAGGGACAGAAACACGTAGTGCACGCGAAATTGCGGAATCATTTGATAGCATTGGTGGGCAAGTAAATGCTTTTACTTCAAAAGAATACACTTGTTACTATGCAAAAGTGCTAGATGAGCATGCTAAATATGCTTTAGATGTATTAGCAGACATGTTCTTTAATTCAACATTTGATGAAGAAGAATTGAAAAAAGAGAAGAATGTCGTATGTGAAGAAATTAAAATGTACGAAGATGCTCCAGATGATATTGTGCATGATATGTTAACGAAAGCAACATATGAAACACATCCGCTTGGATATCCTATTTTAGGAACAGAAGAAACGCTTGATACGTTTACAGGTGATACGCTACGCCAATATATAAAAGATCATTACACACCTGAAAATGTAGTTGTTTCAGTTGCAGGAAATATTGATGAAGCCTTCTTACAAACGGTAGAGCAATATTTCGGTAGTTATGAAGGAACAACAAATCGTGAACAAGTACATAGCCCAATTTTCCATTTTAATAAGGTAGCACGTAAAAAGGAAACAGAACAAGCTCATTTATGTTTAGGATATAAAGGCTTACAAATGGGACACGAAGATATTTATAACTTAATCGTATTAAATAACGTTTTAGGCGGTAGTATGAGTAGCCGTTTATTCCAAGAAGTACGTGAGCAACGCGGGTTAGCTTACTCAGTATTTTCTTACCATTCTTCTTATGAAGATACAGGTATGTTAACACTGTATGGTGGAACAGGTAGCCAACAATTAGATACACTGTATGAAACAATGCAAGAAACATTAGAAACATTGAAAAATACAGGTATCACAGAAAAAGAGCTTATTAATAGTAAAGAGCAATTAAAAGGAAACTTAATGTTAAGTTTAGAAAGTACGAATAGTCGTATGAGCCGTAATGGTAAAAATGAATTGCTTCTTCGTAAGCACCGTTCACTTGATGAAATTATTGAAAGTGTAAACACTGTGACAAAAGAAAATGTAGATGGGTTAATTCGTAACATGTTTACAGATGAATTCTCAGCAGCATTAATTAGTCCAGATGGAAAGCTTCCAAAAGGAATAAAGCTATAA
- a CDS encoding polysaccharide deacetylase family protein: protein MKARILAYICIFFLYISVGSYSVFAQDNLYEEIQKHAKQYEIAPQNAMIDKIWKATPGYNGRQVDTEASYNNMKKLKKFDQKHLEFKEVSPSVHLEDLSPAPIYRGHPNKKMVGLTINVAWGNEYLPRILEILKKHDVKATFFLEGRWVKENLRFAKMIVDAKQEVGNHSYTHPNMKTLSSDEIRDQLQKTNRMIEAATNQKVRWFAPPSGSFRDEVVKIADDYQMGTIMWTVDTIDWKRPEPDVLLQRVMRKIHPGAIVLMHPTSSTSEALDTMITKLKEQGYKVGNITELLDEKRVD, encoded by the coding sequence ATGAAAGCTCGTATATTGGCATACATATGTATATTCTTTTTATATATCAGTGTAGGCTCTTATTCCGTTTTTGCACAGGATAATTTGTACGAAGAAATTCAAAAACATGCAAAACAATATGAGATTGCACCTCAAAATGCGATGATTGATAAGATATGGAAAGCAACACCAGGATATAATGGAAGACAAGTTGATACTGAAGCATCCTATAACAATATGAAGAAACTAAAGAAATTTGATCAAAAACATCTTGAATTCAAGGAAGTATCACCGAGTGTCCACTTAGAAGATTTATCACCAGCACCAATTTACAGGGGACATCCAAATAAAAAGATGGTGGGATTAACAATAAATGTGGCATGGGGAAACGAGTATTTGCCTCGTATATTAGAGATATTGAAAAAACATGATGTGAAGGCGACTTTCTTTTTGGAAGGACGTTGGGTGAAAGAAAATTTGCGATTTGCAAAAATGATTGTCGATGCAAAGCAAGAAGTCGGAAATCATTCTTACACACATCCGAATATGAAAACGCTATCGTCTGATGAAATACGAGATCAGTTACAAAAAACAAATCGGATGATTGAAGCAGCTACGAATCAAAAGGTGAGATGGTTTGCACCGCCGAGTGGAAGTTTTCGGGATGAAGTCGTGAAAATTGCAGATGATTACCAAATGGGAACGATTATGTGGACTGTCGATACAATCGATTGGAAGCGACCAGAGCCAGATGTACTATTGCAGAGAGTAATGAGAAAAATACATCCAGGTGCTATCGTATTAATGCATCCTACGTCATCTACATCAGAAGCATTAGATACAATGATTACAAAATTGAAGGAACAAGGATATAAAGTAGGGAATATAACAGAATTACTGGATGAAAAACGTGTGGATTAA
- the pnp gene encoding polyribonucleotide nucleotidyltransferase, with amino-acid sequence MSQEKQVFSIDLAGRQLTVETGQLAKQANGAVLVRYGDTAVLSTATASKEAKNVDFFPLTVNYEERLYAVGKIPGGFIKREGRPSEKAILASRLIDRPIRPLFADGFRNEVQVVSIVMSVDQDCSSEMAAMLGSSLALSISDIPFEGPIAGATVGRINGEFVINPTVEQQEQSDIHLVVAGTKDAINMVEAGADQVPEETMLEAIMFGHDEIKRLIAFQEEIVQAVGKEKSEVKLYEVDADLNQAVREMAEKDMHSAIQVHEKHAREDAINEVKKRVIEHYEAQEADADTLGQVSEILYKIVKEEVRRLITVEKIRPDGRKGDEIRPLASEVGILSRTHGSGLFTRGQTQALSICTLGALGDVQILDGLGVEESKRFMHHYNFPSFSVGETRPMRGPGRREIGHGALGERALEPVIPSEKDFPYTVRLVSEVLESNGSTSQASICGSTLAMMDAGVPLKAPVAGIAMGLVKTGEHYTILSDIQGMEDHLGDMDFKVAGTAQGVTALQMDIKIDGLSREILEEALQQAKVGRVHILNHMLSVIAEPRTELSAYAPKIITMTINPDKIRDVIGPSGKQINKIIEETGVKIDIEQDGTVFISSINQEMNDKAKKIIEDIVREVQVGEIYEGKVKRVEKFGAFVELFSGKDGLVHISELALERVGKVEDVVKIGDVITVKVIEIDKQGRVNLSRKVLLKEEQEKEAAKEENKQEQQ; translated from the coding sequence ATGAGTCAAGAAAAGCAAGTCTTCTCGATAGATTTAGCTGGTCGTCAGCTAACAGTTGAAACAGGTCAGCTTGCGAAGCAAGCAAACGGAGCAGTATTAGTAAGATATGGCGATACAGCGGTTCTATCTACAGCAACTGCATCAAAAGAAGCAAAAAATGTAGATTTCTTCCCACTTACAGTAAACTATGAAGAGCGTTTATATGCAGTCGGAAAAATTCCTGGCGGTTTCATTAAACGTGAAGGTCGTCCAAGTGAAAAAGCAATTTTGGCAAGTCGTTTAATCGACCGTCCAATTCGTCCACTTTTCGCAGATGGTTTCCGTAACGAAGTACAAGTTGTCAGCATTGTAATGAGTGTTGATCAAGATTGTTCTTCTGAAATGGCAGCTATGCTTGGTTCTTCATTAGCGTTATCGATTTCAGATATTCCATTTGAAGGTCCAATCGCGGGTGCAACAGTTGGTCGTATTAATGGCGAATTCGTTATCAACCCAACAGTAGAACAGCAAGAACAAAGTGATATTCACCTTGTTGTAGCTGGTACGAAAGATGCAATTAACATGGTTGAAGCAGGAGCAGATCAAGTGCCTGAAGAAACAATGTTAGAAGCAATTATGTTTGGTCATGACGAAATTAAACGTCTAATTGCATTCCAAGAAGAGATTGTACAAGCTGTAGGTAAAGAGAAATCAGAAGTGAAACTTTATGAAGTTGACGCTGATCTTAACCAAGCTGTACGTGAAATGGCTGAGAAGGATATGCACTCTGCAATTCAAGTACATGAGAAACATGCACGTGAAGATGCAATTAACGAAGTGAAAAAGCGTGTAATTGAGCATTACGAAGCGCAGGAAGCTGACGCTGATACATTAGGACAAGTAAGTGAGATTTTATATAAAATTGTAAAAGAAGAAGTACGTCGTCTTATTACAGTTGAAAAAATCCGCCCAGATGGTCGTAAAGGTGATGAAATTCGTCCATTAGCATCAGAGGTTGGCATTTTATCTCGTACACACGGTTCTGGTTTGTTCACTCGTGGACAAACACAAGCATTAAGTATTTGTACATTAGGTGCACTAGGCGATGTACAAATTTTAGATGGTCTTGGTGTTGAGGAATCAAAACGCTTTATGCACCATTACAATTTCCCATCATTTAGTGTTGGTGAAACAAGACCGATGCGTGGACCAGGTCGTCGTGAAATTGGTCACGGTGCACTAGGAGAACGTGCTCTTGAGCCTGTAATTCCATCTGAAAAAGATTTCCCATACACAGTACGTCTTGTATCTGAAGTTTTAGAATCAAACGGTTCTACTTCACAAGCAAGTATCTGTGGTAGTACTTTAGCGATGATGGATGCTGGTGTTCCACTTAAAGCTCCAGTTGCAGGTATTGCAATGGGTCTAGTTAAAACTGGTGAGCATTACACAATTTTATCTGATATTCAAGGTATGGAAGATCATTTAGGTGATATGGACTTTAAAGTAGCAGGTACAGCACAAGGTGTAACTGCACTACAAATGGACATTAAAATCGATGGTCTATCTCGTGAAATTTTAGAAGAGGCATTACAACAAGCGAAAGTTGGTCGTGTGCACATTCTAAACCATATGTTATCTGTTATTGCAGAGCCACGTACTGAATTGTCAGCGTACGCTCCAAAGATTATTACAATGACAATTAACCCAGATAAAATCCGTGACGTTATTGGACCAAGTGGTAAACAAATCAATAAAATTATTGAAGAAACTGGTGTTAAAATTGACATCGAGCAAGATGGTACAGTATTTATTTCTTCAATAAATCAAGAAATGAATGACAAAGCTAAGAAAATTATCGAAGATATCGTTCGCGAAGTACAAGTAGGTGAAATCTACGAAGGAAAAGTGAAACGTGTTGAGAAATTCGGTGCTTTCGTTGAATTATTCAGCGGTAAAGATGGATTAGTTCACATTTCTGAACTTGCACTAGAGCGTGTAGGTAAAGTAGAAGACGTTGTGAAAATCGGTGATGTGATTACAGTTAAAGTTATCGAGATTGACAAGCAAGGTCGTGTGAATCTATCTAGAAAAGTATTGCTAAAAGAAGAGCAAGAAAAAGAAGCTGCTAAAGAAGAAAACAAACAAGAGCAGCAATAA
- the rpsO gene encoding 30S ribosomal protein S15, with amino-acid sequence MALTQERKNEIIAQFRTHETDTGSPEVQIAVLTEQINTLNEHLRTHKKDHHSRRGLLKMVGKRRNLLTYLRNSDITRYRELITKLGLRR; translated from the coding sequence ATGGCTTTAACACAAGAACGTAAAAATGAAATCATTGCACAATTTAGAACTCATGAGACTGATACTGGTTCTCCAGAGGTTCAAATTGCTGTCCTAACGGAGCAAATTAACACTCTAAACGAGCACTTACGTACTCACAAGAAAGATCATCATTCACGTCGTGGTCTATTAAAGATGGTTGGTAAACGTCGTAACTTACTAACTTACCTTCGTAATAGCGATATCACACGTTACCGTGAATTAATCACAAAGCTTGGCTTACGTCGATAG
- the ribF gene encoding bifunctional riboflavin kinase/FAD synthetase, with translation MKLIHLTHPHEQNKLELPPTVMALGFFDGIHLGHQCVIRTAKQIADERGYKSAVMTFYPHPSVVLGKKEAHAEYITPMCDKEKIVENLGIDILYVVKFDESFAGLLPQQFVDDYIIGLNVKHVVAGFDYSYGRLGKGKMETLPFHARGEFTQTVIEKVEFQEEKVSSTALRKLIRNGEMEQIPSILGRAYTVGGTVVHGDKRGRQIGFPTANVGLSDEYLLPPVGVYAVRLKVHGEWYDGVCNIGYKPTFKEDERQLSIEVHLFEFNNDIYDQNVTVEWHMRIREEKKFNGIDELVEQIAKDKKTAQEYFANEKNILAFSNEK, from the coding sequence GTGAAACTTATTCATTTAACTCATCCACATGAACAAAACAAATTAGAATTACCACCTACTGTAATGGCATTAGGATTTTTTGATGGCATTCATTTAGGACATCAATGTGTGATTCGAACTGCGAAACAAATAGCGGATGAACGAGGATATAAAAGTGCGGTTATGACATTTTATCCGCATCCATCTGTTGTTTTAGGAAAAAAAGAAGCGCATGCAGAGTATATTACACCAATGTGTGATAAAGAAAAAATAGTCGAAAACTTAGGAATCGATATATTATATGTTGTTAAATTTGACGAATCATTTGCAGGTTTATTACCACAACAATTTGTAGATGATTATATTATTGGTTTAAATGTAAAGCATGTAGTAGCAGGGTTTGATTATTCATATGGACGTTTAGGAAAAGGAAAGATGGAGACTTTACCATTTCATGCAAGAGGGGAGTTTACACAGACTGTGATTGAAAAAGTTGAATTTCAAGAAGAGAAAGTAAGTTCTACAGCATTACGAAAATTAATTCGAAATGGCGAAATGGAACAAATTCCATCTATTTTAGGTAGAGCATATACAGTAGGGGGAACAGTTGTACACGGTGATAAACGTGGACGTCAAATTGGTTTTCCGACAGCTAATGTAGGTTTAAGTGATGAGTATCTATTACCACCTGTAGGTGTTTATGCAGTGAGATTAAAAGTTCACGGTGAATGGTACGACGGTGTATGTAATATTGGATATAAACCAACGTTTAAAGAAGATGAGCGTCAATTATCTATTGAAGTGCATTTATTTGAATTTAACAACGACATATATGATCAAAATGTTACGGTAGAGTGGCATATGCGTATAAGAGAAGAGAAGAAATTCAATGGCATTGATGAGTTAGTTGAACAAATCGCAAAAGATAAGAAAACAGCACAAGAATATTTTGCGAACGAAAAGAATATACTTGCTTTTTCAAATGAAAAGTAG